The DNA region TATGAGTTCGCCGACCGGAGAGTGACTCGCCGACTCCCTAAATCCGACAGGAGAAGTGTTTGCTGTCTACGCGTAGAATTGTAACCTACTGATTATTCAAAGTTACATTTTTTGTTGACAGGGGGAATATAGAATGTCCCTATATCCGCGTCGGGAAAAAATTTGATACCGATGAAAAAGACCCTGCTATACAGGCTGTTTGGCCTGGGTAAGATCCCCAGGCAACTGCTACCCATGATCGAGTCCGAGGGGATCGTCGTTGCGGATGAGGGGATCGGCGGGTGGTTCATCGCGAAGCATGTCAACGGTCCGGGCAGGCGTTACCGAAAGCGCGCCGAGGGGTTTTCGGGATGTTTGGTGGTCACGAAGAAGCGGATCCTGTGCTACACGTATGGCAAACGGCAAATCAATATTTCCGTTGATGACCCGAGGGTGTCCGAACTCCAGGTCACCCTTCCAAAAGCCGAAACCCTCTCCATCGCCTTCGAGTCCTCCGTCTTTCGGGAAGACTGGCGCGGGGTGATGGAGTTTCGATTCAACACCGAACGGGCGCAGCTTTTCCATGACGTTCTCAAATCCATATGTACCCGAAGCAGCGTATCTGAACCCCTGAAGCGTGCCGGTGATCTTTAGTGCCGGTGGGCCCTTCCCAAAACGCGAGGTTTGCCGGAAAGGGTGGTGTAAATTGAAAATGACGCTGGAGATTTACGCCGGTTCGGGTTCGCTGCGGGCAGTGGTCAGTGGTGAGTTCTCATTGGATGAGGCCAAGAGCATCTTTCTGGAGATTCTGGATGTCGTGGCCCAACAAAGGGCCGAAAAGGTTCTCATCGATGGACGCGAACTCAAGGGAGAGCCCAAAACCATCGAACGCTTTCTTTACGGCAGTTTTGCGGCCCATGCCGTTACGACCCACCCGAAACGCGCCCCCCGTGCCTCGCAGTTTGCTTACCTTCTTCGGGAGCCGGTGCTTGACCCGCGGCGCTTCGGCGAAACCGTCGCGGTGAATCGGGGGATGTGGGTGAAGTCATTTGACAATCCCGACGCCGCGCGAAAATGGCTCGGGTGGGGGGCGGCCGACCCGGCGCCCGAAGGCCAGACGTGAGAGCCCCTGATCCCCAGCCCTGGACCGCCTTTGAGGAAAGGCCTGTCCTTTTTGATTCCAAAGTCTTTCATAGGAGCCACCTGATGGGATGGCAGGATCGCGGAGGCGCGCTGTGGCCGTTCTCTACCCGGTGATACTGCCGGTCACGGCGGCCAACCGCGGCCTCAAGGGGCCGGAGAAGGTGCGGCACCTCAGCGCCCGGGCGCGCCAGGCGCTGGCGCTCTCCGCCGCCCGCAGCGGGGTCGCGCTGCCCCGTCTGCCCAAGGACGAGCGCGGCGCCCCGCTGCCGGTCAACGGGGTCTACTGGTCCATCAGCCACAAATCCGATTACGTGGCCGGGGTGATCGGTCCGGATCCGGTGGGCATCGACCTCGAGAAAATTCGAACCTTTTCGGAGGGGGTGCGCCGCAAGATCGCCGACGAGGCGGAGTGGGCGCTTTCCGGGGAGGTTCCCGAACGGCGTTTTTTTCGCTTCTGGACGGCCAAGGAGGCCGTACTCAAGGCCGCCGGCACCGGCCTGAGCGAACTGTCGCGCTGCCGGGTGCAGTCGGTTCCCGACGGCCGCCGGGTGATGCTGTCCTTCAGGGGCGTCCCGGTGGCGGTGGCGCACTTCTTCTTCGACCAGCACGTGGCCGCCGTGGTGCAAAACGCCCACCGGGTCGCGTGGGCGCTGCTCGGGGGGGAAGACCCCGGCGCCTGAGGGGCCCGGCCCCAAAACCCGCGTCCTGGGTCGGGTGCGCACTGGTGGCTGCCGTCGCGGGCGGTGCCGGGCGGCAAAAACGAAACGGCCGCGGGCAAAGGCCGGCGGCCGTGCGTGAAAGGCTGTTGTGGGGGGCGGCAAAGCGGCGCGCATCAACTCCGGCCGTCGCCGGTCTCACCCCTTGGAGGCGCCCGCTGCGGCTTCAAACCCCAGGTCGAAGGCCTTGAGGTTGGTTTCCAAGAAGGCTTTGCGGGTGCGCGTGCGGATGGCGGTTTTGACGTTTTCGGTGGTCAGGGGCAGGGCGTTTTCATGCAGCAGGGCGCCCAGCAGCACCATGTTGACCGCCATCACGCTGCCCGCCTGCTTGGCGAGCGTCGTGGCGTCGAAGGCCACCAGCTTGCGGACCTTGGCCCGCAGCAGCTTCTGGATCTGCCCCAGCCCCGGGTAGGTGCCCCGGCCGATGGTGACCGTAAACGGCGTCAACGGGCTGAGATTGGTGATGGCCAGGCTGTCGGCGTTGCACTTTTGCAGGGCCCGCAGGGTTTCGGCGGGTTCAAAGCCCAGCAGGATGTCGGCCTCGCCGTCGGAAATGATCGGGCTGCAGGCGTCGCCGAAAACCATGGCCGACTCCACCACGCCGCCCCGCTGGGCCATGCCGTGAATTTCGCTCATGCGCACCGGCACCCCCGAGAGCAGCGCCGCCTCGCCCAGCACCCGCGAAGCCAGCAGGTTGCCTTGCCCGCCAACCGCCACAATGATTAACCGTTTCGCTTCCATCTGGACCATCCTGTCGTCTTTCTGCGGGAGCACCTTTCCCCGTCTGCGGTTCGTAGGATCACTGGTTCGGAAATTCGCCGCCCACCCGGCGCCGCGGCCCCTCAGCCTTGGGCTTTGATGGGGCGGATGGCATTTTCCGGACAGATCTGGGCGCAGACCGAGCAGCCGGCGCACAGGTCGGGGTCGATTTTGACCCGGCCGTCCTGGAGGTAAAAGGCGAAGCAGGCCAGGTCGTCGATGCAGTCGCGGTGATTCTTGCACGCCTCCGAGACGTAGAAGGCCCGGCCGCGGGCCTTGTTGAGGCTTTTGGCGTAAAGCGTGCACAGCTCCTGGCTGATAACCACCGAAACCCCTTCGAATTCCAGGGCTTCACGGATCGCCGCAATGCTCTTTTTGGTGTTGTAGGGCCGGATGGTGGTGACGTACTGGACGCCCAGGGCTTTGACCACCGCCTCGATGGACACCCGCCCGTGGCCTTCGATCCCCAACTCGTGCATGTCCACCCCGGGATGGGGCTGGTGGCCGGTCATCGCCGTGGTGCCGTTGTCCAGGATCACCAGGGTGAAATTGTGGTTGTTGAAGACGGCGTTGACCAGGCCGGCGATGCCGGAGTGGAAAAAGGTCGAGTCCCCGATGAAGGCCAGCACCTTCTGGTCCGTCACCTGGGCGAAGCCGCCGGCGGTGCCCACCGAAGAGCCCATGCAGATCAGAAAGTCGCCCATCAAGAGGGGCGGCAGGAACCCCAGGGTGTAGCAGCCGATATCGGTGGGGTGGATGGTGTCCAGCCCCTCGGTGGCCTTTTTGACGGCGTAGAAGGTCGCCCGGTGGGAGCAGCCGGCGCACAAGGTCGGCGGCCGCTGGGGAATCTCGGGCAGGTCGCTCAGGTCGGGGATCGCCGGGGGGCTGTAGGGCACCTCGAAATAGGCGGCGACCACCTTCTTGACCATGGCGGGGTCGAATTCGTAGAGGCGCGAAAAAAGCCCCGGCCCCTTGCCCCGAATCGGCAGCATCAGGCCGGCTTCCTGGGCGTAGGCCTTGAACGTTTCCTCCATGAAGGGTTCGCCCTCCTCGACCACCAGGACGCGGCTGCACGCCTTGAGAAACCCCGTGACCAGCCCGGCGGGCAGGGGGTGGGAGAAGCCGATCCGCAGGACCCGGACGCGGTCCCGGACGCCCAGGTCCTGGAGGGCGTCGCAGACGTAGCTGTGGCTGACGCCGTTGCAGACGATCCCCCAGTCGCCGCCCCCGGAGGTGAAATTGAAGGGGCTTTGGGCGGCCAGCTTCTCGGCGGCCTCCAGGCGCTCCAGCAGGCGCGCGTGCAGCTTGCGGGCCACTACCGGCACCGGCACATAGTTGAGTGGGTCCTTGACGAAGCCTCCCTTGGGGCGGCGGGCCTTGAGGGGGCCAGTGGTCACCACCGCGGTGGAGTGGTTGATGCGCGTGGTGGTCCGGAAAAGAACCGGCTGCTGGAGTTCTTCGGAGAGCTCGAAGGCGTAGGCAGTCATCTCCTTGGCCTCGGCCACCGACGACGGCTCCAGCATCGGCAGTCCCGCCAGGCGGCCGTAATAGCGGTTGTCCTGCTCGTTTTGGCTGGAGAACATGAAGGGGTCGTCGGCCGTGACGATCACCATGCCGGCCTTGACGCCCACATAGGCCAGGGTCATCAGGGGGTCCGCGGCGACGTTGAGCCCGACGTGCTTCATGATGCACATGCTGCGTACGCCGGCATTGGCCGCCGCCGCCGCCACCTCCATGGCGACCTTCTCGTTGGTGCTGTACTCGAAGTAAAGATCGGTTTCACGGGCGATCTGAAAGAAATTGGCGGATATTTCCGACGACGGGGTGCCCGGGTAGGTGCTGGCGAAGGCGACGCCGGCCTCCAGCGCCCCGCGGGCGATGGCCTCGTTGCCCAGCAGTAGCATTTCCAGGCCGGCCTGATCGGTCAAAAGTTTGTGCATCGCAGGGTTCCTCGTGAATTGGGCGCTCTGGGTTGCTGGCGGCCGGCCGCGGCCCGCAAAGCCGGGGCCGGTGTTCCGGCCCGCCGCCGTCGGCGCTTCGCCGGGTCCCGCCCGGGTGGATTTTCGCGGCCGGCTGGAGACCGCGGCGGCGCATGCGCCGGAAAAAATCGCCGGCCTTAATTCAAAAGGCCGGCGGGGCGCAGGGCGGCTGCGGCCCTGCCTCGGCCACCCCTATATAACAGGCCTCTCAAGGCTGTAAAGGGTTTTCTTGCCGCTGCATCCTGTTGAAAAGACTTTACAAAAAAGGCCCCATGATTTATAACGATAGCCAATTCGGCTGGGTTTCGGACGGCCTTCCAAAGGGCCGTATCCAACAGAAAATACTACAATTAATATAAAGGCAAGCAAAACGTGCCCCCTCCGATCACGCTGGTTATTGCTACCCGCAACAAGGGAAAATGCGCCGAAATTCGCGAACTCCTGGAAGGCTACCCCGTCACCATAAAAGACCTCACCGACTTCGGGCCGATTCCCGCGGTAGTCGAAGACGGTCTGAGCTTCGATGAGAATGCCTACAAGAAGGCCAGCTTCACCGCCCGGGTGCTGGGGCTGCCGGCCCTGGCCGACGACTCGGGCTTGGTGGTGGCCGCGCTGGGAGGCGCCCCCGGGGTGGTCTCGGCGCGCTATGCCGGCCCCGGGGCCTCGGACGCGGAGCGCTGCCGGCGGGTGCTGGCCGAAATGTTCGGAAAGACGGATCGCCGCGCCGCCTTCGAGTGCGTGATTTCTGTGGCGGTGCCGACGGGGGCGGCGTTGACCTACGAAGGGCGCTGTGAAGGCCTGATCACCGAAGAGCCGGTGGGCGAAAACGGATTCGGCTACGACCCGATTTTCTACTACCCCCCGCTGAAAAAGACCTTCGCCCAGCTGAGCCGCGAGGAGAAAAGCCGCGTCAGTCACCGCGGCAAGGCCCTGGGCGAACTCCGCAGCGAGTTCGGCAAGGTGCTGA from Desulfobacteraceae bacterium includes:
- a CDS encoding XTP/dITP diphosphatase; translation: MPPPITLVIATRNKGKCAEIRELLEGYPVTIKDLTDFGPIPAVVEDGLSFDENAYKKASFTARVLGLPALADDSGLVVAALGGAPGVVSARYAGPGASDAERCRRVLAEMFGKTDRRAAFECVISVAVPTGAALTYEGRCEGLITEEPVGENGFGYDPIFYYPPLKKTFAQLSREEKSRVSHRGKALGELRSEFGKVLIWIRQQFQVDEKFICSRDD
- a CDS encoding 4'-phosphopantetheinyl transferase superfamily protein; protein product: MAVLYPVILPVTAANRGLKGPEKVRHLSARARQALALSAARSGVALPRLPKDERGAPLPVNGVYWSISHKSDYVAGVIGPDPVGIDLEKIRTFSEGVRRKIADEAEWALSGEVPERRFFRFWTAKEAVLKAAGTGLSELSRCRVQSVPDGRRVMLSFRGVPVAVAHFFFDQHVAAVVQNAHRVAWALLGGEDPGA
- the iorA gene encoding indolepyruvate ferredoxin oxidoreductase subunit alpha, coding for MHKLLTDQAGLEMLLLGNEAIARGALEAGVAFASTYPGTPSSEISANFFQIARETDLYFEYSTNEKVAMEVAAAAANAGVRSMCIMKHVGLNVAADPLMTLAYVGVKAGMVIVTADDPFMFSSQNEQDNRYYGRLAGLPMLEPSSVAEAKEMTAYAFELSEELQQPVLFRTTTRINHSTAVVTTGPLKARRPKGGFVKDPLNYVPVPVVARKLHARLLERLEAAEKLAAQSPFNFTSGGGDWGIVCNGVSHSYVCDALQDLGVRDRVRVLRIGFSHPLPAGLVTGFLKACSRVLVVEEGEPFMEETFKAYAQEAGLMLPIRGKGPGLFSRLYEFDPAMVKKVVAAYFEVPYSPPAIPDLSDLPEIPQRPPTLCAGCSHRATFYAVKKATEGLDTIHPTDIGCYTLGFLPPLLMGDFLICMGSSVGTAGGFAQVTDQKVLAFIGDSTFFHSGIAGLVNAVFNNHNFTLVILDNGTTAMTGHQPHPGVDMHELGIEGHGRVSIEAVVKALGVQYVTTIRPYNTKKSIAAIREALEFEGVSVVISQELCTLYAKSLNKARGRAFYVSEACKNHRDCIDDLACFAFYLQDGRVKIDPDLCAGCSVCAQICPENAIRPIKAQG
- a CDS encoding indolepyruvate oxidoreductase subunit beta; this encodes MEAKRLIIVAVGGQGNLLASRVLGEAALLSGVPVRMSEIHGMAQRGGVVESAMVFGDACSPIISDGEADILLGFEPAETLRALQKCNADSLAITNLSPLTPFTVTIGRGTYPGLGQIQKLLRAKVRKLVAFDATTLAKQAGSVMAVNMVLLGALLHENALPLTTENVKTAIRTRTRKAFLETNLKAFDLGFEAAAGASKG